The proteins below are encoded in one region of Candidatus Cloacimonadota bacterium:
- a CDS encoding NAD-dependent deacylase, with protein MKKYLVLTGAGISAESGIRTFRDSGGLWEDHRVEDVASPQGFQKNPKLVWGFYKERYGDSINVDPNPAHLALKRMEDALGDNFHLITQNVDGLHTKAGNKRIYEMHGSLKSCFCVSCRSRYQLDEIDLDMDVPLCPKCSGFLRPDIVWFGEIPYYLYEIEGKLKNCDVFIVVGTSGTVFPAAGFVMTAKYFGAHTIAVNLDKPDNFNFIDEFFQGKSGDLIPPLVEKVIGSL; from the coding sequence ATGAAGAAATACCTTGTTCTAACCGGTGCCGGAATCAGTGCTGAATCCGGCATCCGGACTTTTAGAGATTCCGGGGGATTGTGGGAAGATCATCGCGTGGAAGATGTGGCTAGTCCCCAAGGATTTCAGAAGAATCCCAAGCTCGTGTGGGGATTCTATAAGGAACGATATGGAGACAGCATCAATGTAGATCCAAATCCGGCTCATCTTGCCTTGAAAAGGATGGAAGATGCCTTGGGGGATAACTTCCATCTGATTACACAAAATGTAGACGGATTACACACTAAAGCCGGTAACAAGAGAATCTACGAGATGCACGGAAGCTTGAAGAGTTGTTTCTGCGTATCTTGCCGTAGTAGATATCAGTTGGATGAGATTGATCTGGATATGGATGTGCCCCTTTGTCCGAAGTGTAGTGGATTTCTGAGACCTGATATTGTTTGGTTTGGGGAAATCCCTTATTATCTGTATGAGATCGAAGGTAAACTGAAGAATTGCGATGTGTTTATCGTGGTAGGAACCAGCGGCACTGTGTTTCCTGCTGCAGGCTTTGTGATGACAGCAAAGTACTTTGGTGCGCATACCATAGCCGTTAATTTGGATAAACCTGATAATTTCAATTTTATCGATGAGTTCTTTCAGGGTAAATCTGGGGATTTGATTCCGCCATTGGTGGAGAAAGTGATAGGTAGTTTATAA
- a CDS encoding tetratricopeptide repeat protein: MRKLIIVLLALALGLGACSSARQKLSPQANVNAKTAGVYYAQQNVEKAEEFYRKVLQTHPDHALSLRRIADISLHKGENFPLQAVQYNKEAFENYSKALAIYEGYENLSNEEKLDIRDMTRRRDSAWTRIYRAGDAAITAGNTQEAMEIFVLAHELRPDRYEPMIRLKDIYQKELKDDAKAEEILLSLIQQDPNNQDYILETGAFYFNMKNWTEATKYFEKARVNAPANTDNLMNLSYAYYEMEQYAKALETIQAALDLQPGDVDIIQNAKDIAYRAGNKELTATYLKQLINLRSNQEDYAQLCMLLNDLEKYQDMIDYAQKWYQWDNTSEDAVQFIILGAAKTQNTSLQETFTRILQSLKG, translated from the coding sequence ATGAGAAAACTCATTATAGTCTTGCTGGCTCTGGCATTAGGTCTGGGCGCATGCAGCAGCGCCAGGCAAAAACTGAGCCCTCAGGCAAATGTGAATGCCAAAACCGCAGGTGTATATTACGCACAGCAGAATGTGGAAAAAGCAGAAGAATTCTACCGTAAAGTTCTACAGACACATCCCGATCATGCCCTATCCCTACGCCGCATTGCGGACATCAGCCTGCATAAAGGTGAAAACTTCCCCTTACAAGCTGTACAATACAATAAAGAAGCCTTTGAGAATTATAGTAAAGCTCTTGCCATATATGAAGGATACGAGAATCTCAGCAACGAAGAGAAACTGGACATCAGAGATATGACGCGCCGTCGTGATAGTGCCTGGACCAGGATTTACCGTGCTGGTGACGCAGCCATTACTGCTGGAAACACACAGGAAGCCATGGAAATTTTTGTACTCGCCCACGAGCTCAGACCGGATCGTTACGAACCGATGATCCGCCTAAAAGACATCTATCAAAAAGAGCTAAAGGATGATGCAAAAGCTGAAGAGATTCTCTTGAGTCTGATCCAGCAGGATCCAAACAACCAGGACTACATCCTGGAAACCGGTGCTTTCTACTTCAACATGAAGAACTGGACCGAAGCCACAAAGTACTTCGAGAAAGCCAGAGTAAATGCTCCAGCCAACACAGACAACCTCATGAATCTCTCCTATGCTTATTATGAGATGGAACAATACGCTAAAGCCCTTGAGACCATACAGGCTGCACTTGACCTGCAACCCGGCGACGTTGACATTATCCAAAATGCCAAGGATATCGCTTATCGCGCTGGCAACAAAGAGCTTACAGCTACATACTTGAAACAGCTCATCAACCTTAGATCAAATCAAGAAGACTATGCTCAACTTTGTATGCTACTCAATGATCTGGAGAAGTATCAAGATATGATTGATTATGCTCAAAAATGGTATCAATGGGACAACACCAGCGAGGATGCAGTTCAGTTCATCATTCTGGGTGCTGCTAAGACTCAGAATACCTCTCTACAGGAGACTTTTACCAGAATACTGCAGTCTTTGAAAGGATAA
- a CDS encoding DMT family transporter, whose translation MKKQKLSYIYAAFAILAWSSVSTAFKLGLKHLNPVGLLLLSSIVATLFLASYNAVTKRDCFRSFSKNIMRSFPAGLLNPYLYYIVLFTAYSRLRAQEAQSLNYTWALVLPLLSVLLLGERFRWKDLYTLLISFVGVLLISTKGKLLSLSFDDPLGTALALGSSIIWALYWIISLKDARSNSIKLFYNFLAGTMFVLLHVIIGKIGVFRSDFILCPAILLSLWVGIFEMGLTFILWLKALQLAENTARISNLIFLSPFLSMFIISGVLKEQIHIATVLGLILIVGSNLLQKSGS comes from the coding sequence ATGAAGAAACAAAAGCTCAGCTATATATATGCGGCATTTGCCATCCTCGCATGGAGTAGTGTGTCCACAGCTTTCAAACTGGGATTGAAGCACTTGAATCCGGTAGGATTATTATTGCTGTCCTCCATAGTTGCTACGTTGTTTCTAGCTTCATATAATGCTGTTACCAAACGGGATTGTTTCCGCAGTTTTAGCAAGAACATCATGCGTTCATTCCCAGCGGGATTATTGAACCCATATTTGTATTATATAGTTCTATTTACAGCATATTCACGTTTAAGGGCACAGGAAGCGCAATCTCTGAACTACACTTGGGCATTGGTACTTCCTCTTCTATCAGTTCTGCTGTTAGGAGAACGTTTCAGATGGAAGGATTTGTATACACTGCTAATCAGCTTTGTTGGTGTCTTGCTCATTTCCACCAAAGGAAAACTATTATCCCTGAGCTTCGATGATCCTTTGGGAACTGCTTTGGCTTTGGGTTCTTCGATAATATGGGCTTTGTATTGGATTATTAGCCTAAAAGACGCGCGAAGTAACTCCATTAAGCTATTCTACAATTTTCTGGCAGGTACTATGTTTGTCTTACTTCATGTGATAATTGGCAAGATAGGTGTCTTTAGATCTGATTTTATATTGTGTCCTGCCATATTGCTGTCTTTATGGGTAGGTATATTTGAAATGGGGCTTACCTTCATTCTATGGTTGAAAGCATTGCAATTAGCAGAGAACACAGCCCGTATCTCAAATTTGATCTTTCTAAGCCCCTTTCTCTCGATGTTCATAATATCCGGGGTATTGAAGGAGCAGATTCATATCGCCACAGTACTGGGATTGATACTCATTGTGGGCTCGAATCTATTACAGAAAAGTGGCTCTTAA
- a CDS encoding adenylate/guanylate cyclase domain-containing protein: MEDTLFFGPDFLSEDAEEQKKSLKEGELREVAVLFADIKGFTNISNLFEPEVIHGKMDEIMKIFSRCITFYGGFVDKYMGDGIMALFGAKKASEQDTQRCVLAAIKMQEQLRLYNKLLNREAGFESVELGLRIGINTGMVSVGKVGQSREGDFTVYGPQVNLASRMESNAPVNRIMMPKRTMLMVENIFEFESHGPVEVKGMDEAIDCWLVLGQKSESFKSTTTEFIGREEEMMILETAFQESQKGIRIVGLKGDAGIGKSRLLDEFCARKQDTLILKGYCSPISPSPFNLFTRMFENYFQIKHNIAALQKKELLTSGLKDLATNAENPADILDCLPLIALLMEIRIPDPRIEQKGKDLLNHILQAIEILMLAMINQARAQGKRIIIIMDDIHLIDDASAQAVDFILDRFHIDEPPILILALYRLDYSILKSITGHPSFSEMELKAFDREKITQLLVTYAGSKKLSDETLQLVIDLSAGNPFYLEEWCNYIGNLPKTDMDEYPVPGNLHALILSRLDNLPPNMRLILHKAAVIGNEFFVEILREVESMLRDSVNVESTLGQLEEHSLIMKLLGFDFSTYFFKHITTREVAYQTLLHQNRKMLHELTATAIENVFSSNLDDFVFTLADHYVKAEIFPKAIPYLKQGIDKAAKVYDNSLALKLGCQLLEYSEDDQEKCELMVRMADILWMTGKWADATEYIESATKLAVPQSSLMCEIYRFNGIAAFYSGDFDTALKQFQAGYEVATQIDDKLQICVAQSNLGIWYQHHENYPEALDYHFRSLELAREMGEIQREAKTHSNLGLIFLEQGEGDKAYTAFENSLKLSRESMFLKDESIALGNLGWTCLNMDRLDEASDWLNQKLDLATKMNDKLEIIQALGNLGNVYYEMHDYASALSFYERSLALKEQLGNKQEIERSRKAVEICKQKIAGQV, encoded by the coding sequence ATGGAAGACACCCTGTTCTTTGGTCCGGATTTCCTTAGCGAAGATGCAGAGGAGCAAAAAAAGAGTTTAAAGGAAGGCGAGCTTCGTGAAGTAGCGGTTCTATTTGCCGATATCAAAGGCTTCACCAATATATCAAATCTATTTGAACCGGAAGTGATTCACGGTAAGATGGACGAGATCATGAAGATTTTTAGCCGTTGTATTACCTTCTATGGTGGCTTTGTGGATAAGTATATGGGCGACGGCATTATGGCTTTGTTTGGTGCCAAAAAAGCATCGGAACAGGACACCCAAAGGTGTGTACTTGCCGCTATCAAGATGCAGGAGCAATTGAGACTCTACAACAAGCTTTTGAACAGAGAAGCAGGCTTCGAAAGCGTGGAATTGGGCTTGCGCATCGGTATAAATACTGGCATGGTATCCGTGGGGAAAGTAGGTCAATCCCGGGAAGGTGATTTCACAGTATATGGGCCTCAAGTGAACCTGGCCAGCAGGATGGAAAGCAACGCTCCCGTCAATCGAATCATGATGCCAAAGCGAACTATGCTTATGGTGGAAAATATATTCGAGTTTGAAAGTCACGGCCCTGTAGAGGTAAAGGGGATGGATGAAGCCATAGATTGCTGGCTGGTGCTAGGGCAAAAGTCGGAAAGCTTCAAATCCACCACTACAGAATTTATCGGTCGTGAAGAAGAGATGATGATATTGGAGACTGCATTCCAGGAATCCCAAAAAGGCATACGCATTGTAGGATTGAAGGGTGATGCAGGGATCGGTAAAAGCAGATTGTTGGATGAATTCTGCGCCAGAAAACAGGATACGTTGATATTAAAGGGATATTGCTCGCCCATTAGCCCCAGTCCTTTCAATCTTTTTACCCGTATGTTCGAGAACTATTTCCAGATCAAGCATAACATCGCAGCTCTGCAAAAAAAAGAATTACTTACATCCGGATTAAAAGATTTGGCAACAAATGCAGAGAATCCAGCAGATATTTTGGACTGTCTGCCATTAATAGCTCTGCTGATGGAGATTAGGATCCCAGATCCACGCATAGAACAAAAGGGAAAAGACCTTTTGAATCATATTTTACAGGCGATCGAGATTCTTATGCTTGCTATGATCAATCAAGCAAGGGCACAAGGTAAAAGGATCATCATTATCATGGATGACATTCATTTGATTGATGATGCGAGTGCACAAGCTGTTGATTTTATCTTGGACAGGTTTCATATAGATGAACCCCCAATCCTGATTCTGGCTTTATATAGGCTGGATTACTCTATTCTCAAGTCGATTACCGGTCATCCGTCCTTCTCGGAGATGGAGTTAAAAGCTTTTGATCGGGAAAAGATAACTCAGCTTTTAGTAACTTATGCTGGCAGTAAAAAGCTTAGCGATGAAACACTGCAGCTGGTGATCGATCTTTCTGCTGGGAATCCTTTTTATCTGGAAGAGTGGTGCAATTACATCGGGAATCTGCCAAAAACTGATATGGACGAATATCCTGTACCCGGAAATCTTCATGCTCTTATTCTTTCACGTTTGGATAACCTTCCCCCAAACATGCGTTTAATCCTGCACAAAGCAGCAGTAATTGGAAATGAATTCTTTGTTGAGATTTTGCGTGAGGTTGAATCCATGCTCCGTGATTCTGTGAATGTGGAGAGCACTCTGGGGCAGTTGGAAGAACACTCGTTGATCATGAAGCTATTGGGCTTTGACTTCTCCACATACTTCTTCAAACACATAACCACCAGAGAAGTGGCATATCAAACTCTATTGCATCAGAATAGAAAGATGCTGCATGAATTGACCGCAACAGCCATAGAGAACGTATTTTCCAGCAATCTGGACGACTTTGTATTTACTTTGGCAGATCACTATGTAAAAGCAGAGATTTTCCCAAAGGCTATTCCGTATCTGAAGCAGGGAATTGATAAGGCAGCAAAAGTTTACGACAATTCCCTAGCCCTGAAACTGGGATGCCAGCTCCTGGAGTATTCAGAAGATGATCAAGAGAAATGCGAATTAATGGTGAGAATGGCCGATATCCTCTGGATGACGGGGAAATGGGCGGATGCAACGGAATATATAGAATCTGCTACCAAACTGGCAGTTCCCCAAAGCTCTCTGATGTGCGAAATATATCGATTTAACGGTATAGCTGCTTTCTACAGCGGGGATTTTGATACTGCTCTGAAACAGTTTCAGGCTGGCTACGAAGTTGCTACTCAAATAGATGATAAACTGCAGATCTGCGTTGCACAAAGTAACTTGGGAATATGGTATCAACATCATGAGAACTACCCTGAAGCTCTGGATTATCACTTTCGGAGCCTGGAGCTTGCCCGCGAAATGGGGGAGATACAACGGGAAGCCAAAACTCACTCAAATCTGGGTTTAATTTTCCTGGAACAAGGAGAGGGGGACAAGGCATATACAGCTTTCGAAAACAGTTTGAAGTTAAGCCGGGAAAGTATGTTTCTGAAGGATGAATCCATAGCCTTGGGCAATCTCGGCTGGACTTGCCTGAATATGGACAGATTGGATGAGGCATCAGATTGGCTGAATCAAAAGCTGGATTTGGCTACCAAAATGAATGACAAACTGGAAATTATTCAAGCTCTGGGAAACCTGGGAAATGTATATTATGAAATGCATGATTATGCATCGGCGCTGTCATTCTATGAACGCAGTCTGGCACTAAAAGAGCAATTAGGTAACAAGCAAGAAATCGAGCGGAGCAGGAAAGCTGTTGAAATCTGCAAGCAAAAGATTGCTGGACAAGTTTAA